A single Crateriforma conspicua DNA region contains:
- a CDS encoding lysylphosphatidylglycerol synthase transmembrane domain-containing protein has translation MNALDPIEPTARDNPDAQASPESRADAPTPRPPGDPADEETSGEQHGPAAGRSLITAGLMTGAKFLIPAAIIAYLLIYRVKPEDWAEIRDQPKNFLLLAAALAVALGAMSLSFARWCLLVRAQGINLTMLEAFRLGAICFLLSFVSAGSVGGDLFKAIFLARRRPGKRVEAVASVLVDRGVGLYGLLLLVAAALLTTNPSGDADLTNIKIVTAALIATGTAVLMVLILGGRGVDSLVRWASNWPIVGPVIARVGPPLRMFHHHRLAFGASVVMSLGVQSMLAISVYLIARGLYASPPSFTEHFVIVPIGMLASALPLTPAGLGVFEAALEWLYTIVPATPTEAKGTLVALVFELVKVIMAAIGTVFYWTANAEVRQSLEAEPDAGI, from the coding sequence ATGAACGCCTTGGACCCCATCGAACCGACCGCCCGGGACAATCCGGACGCACAGGCCAGCCCCGAATCCCGGGCCGACGCCCCCACCCCACGACCGCCCGGGGATCCCGCCGACGAAGAAACGTCGGGCGAGCAACATGGCCCCGCGGCCGGTCGATCGTTGATCACCGCGGGGCTGATGACGGGGGCCAAGTTCCTGATTCCCGCGGCGATCATCGCCTATTTGCTGATCTATCGCGTGAAGCCCGAAGATTGGGCCGAAATCCGCGACCAGCCGAAAAATTTCCTGCTGTTGGCTGCCGCCCTGGCGGTCGCACTCGGAGCGATGTCGCTATCGTTCGCCCGCTGGTGCCTGCTGGTCCGTGCCCAAGGCATCAACCTGACAATGCTGGAAGCTTTCCGGTTGGGGGCGATTTGCTTCCTGCTTAGCTTCGTTTCCGCCGGCAGCGTCGGCGGCGATCTGTTCAAAGCGATCTTCCTTGCGCGGCGTCGTCCCGGCAAACGCGTCGAAGCGGTCGCGTCGGTGTTGGTCGATCGCGGCGTCGGGCTGTACGGGCTGTTGCTGTTGGTCGCCGCCGCATTGCTGACCACCAACCCCAGCGGTGACGCCGATCTGACGAACATCAAAATCGTCACCGCGGCGCTGATTGCGACTGGCACCGCAGTGCTGATGGTGCTGATCCTGGGCGGTCGCGGCGTCGATTCGCTGGTGCGGTGGGCCAGCAATTGGCCGATCGTCGGTCCAGTCATCGCCCGCGTCGGACCACCGTTGCGAATGTTTCATCACCATCGGCTTGCGTTTGGGGCCTCGGTGGTGATGAGCCTGGGCGTGCAATCGATGTTGGCGATCAGTGTCTATCTGATCGCTCGCGGTTTGTACGCATCACCGCCCAGTTTTACCGAACACTTTGTGATCGTTCCCATCGGGATGTTGGCTTCGGCATTGCCGTTGACGCCGGCGGGATTGGGCGTGTTCGAAGCGGCTTTGGAATGGCTTTACACGATCGTCCCGGCCACACCCACCGAAGCCAAGGGGACCTTGGTCGCGCTGGTGTTTGAGTTGGTCAAAGTGATCATGGCGGCGATCGGGACCGTTTTCTACTGGACGGCCAACGCCGAAGTCCGCCAATCGCTGGAAGCCGAACCCGACGCGGGAATCTAA
- a CDS encoding small basic protein: MSIDQSLKVKAGAIKSRNVLTRAERVARLKQLDKFDENEAIVGMPKVRVQKISLKKKKKVKKADDDK; this comes from the coding sequence ATGTCGATCGACCAAAGCCTGAAGGTGAAAGCCGGGGCCATCAAGTCCCGGAACGTTCTGACCCGTGCCGAGCGTGTCGCACGGCTGAAACAACTGGACAAGTTTGACGAGAACGAAGCGATCGTGGGTATGCCCAAGGTTCGCGTCCAAAAGATCTCGCTGAAGAAGAAGAAGAAGGTCAAGAAGGCCGACGACGACAAGTAG
- a CDS encoding acyl-CoA desaturase produces the protein MPVADDQISGLPTSSNASDAAAADSASAPDVSSGGGQTAQVTKASSATPGDSADTDSASGVRDPQRLPLPEATQPLQVMWRYVIVLSAVHLIAMLALIPWLFTWSGLFFAVAGHFVFGMLGITIGYHRLLTHRGFTCPKWLEHGLALLGICNLQDSPARWVAIHRMHHQHSDHQPDPHSPLASFLWGHVGWVVCRHKDLDTTRHYERYVRDLLKDPFYLRLERGDVWFLVYVGHALLLTLMGGVWGLIASGGSWAEAGRYMASWFVWTVAVRTVFVLHGTWAVNSFAHFFGYRNYETRDDSRNNWMVAIFTHGEGWHNNHHASPRAARHGHKWYEFDMSWWVIRTWEMMGLAKDVVRPKP, from the coding sequence ATGCCCGTCGCCGACGACCAAATTTCGGGGCTGCCAACTTCATCGAACGCCAGTGATGCTGCGGCGGCGGATTCTGCGTCCGCCCCTGATGTGTCATCCGGTGGCGGCCAGACTGCTCAGGTGACCAAGGCGTCGTCAGCAACTCCCGGTGATTCGGCCGACACCGATTCCGCGTCGGGCGTTCGTGATCCCCAGCGGCTGCCTTTGCCCGAAGCCACCCAGCCGCTGCAGGTGATGTGGCGGTATGTCATCGTTCTTTCCGCGGTTCATCTGATCGCGATGCTGGCGTTGATCCCCTGGCTTTTCACTTGGTCCGGACTGTTCTTTGCCGTCGCCGGACACTTTGTCTTCGGCATGCTTGGGATCACGATCGGTTACCATCGGTTGCTGACCCACCGCGGATTCACCTGTCCGAAGTGGCTGGAACACGGATTGGCCCTGCTGGGCATCTGTAACTTGCAAGACAGCCCGGCGCGTTGGGTGGCCATCCACCGGATGCATCATCAGCACAGCGATCACCAACCCGATCCACACAGTCCACTGGCCAGTTTCTTGTGGGGCCATGTCGGTTGGGTCGTCTGTCGCCACAAAGACTTGGACACCACGCGGCATTACGAACGCTATGTCCGTGATTTGCTGAAAGATCCGTTCTATCTGCGTTTGGAACGCGGCGACGTTTGGTTTCTGGTGTATGTCGGGCACGCCCTTTTGTTGACTCTGATGGGTGGCGTTTGGGGATTGATCGCCAGTGGCGGATCTTGGGCCGAAGCCGGGCGTTACATGGCCAGTTGGTTCGTGTGGACCGTTGCGGTGCGAACCGTGTTTGTGTTGCACGGAACCTGGGCGGTCAACTCGTTCGCCCACTTCTTTGGCTACCGCAACTATGAAACCCGCGACGACAGTCGCAACAACTGGATGGTGGCCATCTTTACCCACGGCGAAGGCTGGCATAACAACCACCATGCTTCCCCGCGAGCCGCACGGCACGGTCACAAGTGGTACGAATTTGACATGTCGTGGTGGGTCATCCGCACCTGGGAAATGATGGGCTTGGCCAAAGACGTGGTTCGTCCCAAACCCTGA